The Zhihengliuella sp. ISTPL4 genomic interval TCGTCGGTTCGCTCCTGGGTGTCGTGCTGGCCGGGGCTTTCACACTCCTCGCCCTCAGCGGCTCCCTCACCTTCGCGACCCTCCTCGTGATCGACGTGCTGCTCGCCGCTCGCAGCGGCCTCTTCGATGTCGCCGGGGAGAGCGCGCTGAAGGAGATCGTCCCGGACGACGCGATGGGGCGCGCGCAGGCCGCGAACCAGGGGCGCGATGCCGCCCTCCAGCTCGCCGGAGGGCCGCTGGGCGGGCTGTTGCTCGGCGTGGGCGGATGGCTCGTCGGCGTCGTCATGACCGCCTGCCACCTCGTCGCGGCCGTGACCGCCGGGCTGCTCGGCCGTCAGACCAGACGAGCGGGCATCGCCGACACCGGTGCCGAGGAGGACGCAGACCTCGACGCGCCCGTGGTCCGCCCGAACGCCTGGCGGGAACTCCGCGAAGGCTTCGCCTGGCTGCTGTCCCGCCCAGACCTCGGCGGCGTGATGCTCATCATGACCATCGTCAACCTCGGCTTCAACGCCGCGATCACCACCGCCGTCTACGCGCTGCAGCAGGCGGGGCACTCCGAACTGCTCATCGGAACCGTCAGCGCGGCCATCGGCGCCGTGATGCTCGTCGGCGCGATCGTCGCCCCACTGCTCGTCCCGCGGATCCCGGCGGGCCCGCTCACGATCGTCGGGCTGACGGTCGTCGCCCTCGGCGCCGTCGCGCTGTCGTTCGTCTCGGCGCCGTGGGCCGTCGCCGCCGTCCTCGGTGCCACGGTGCTCCTCGTCCCCGCCCTCAATGCGGGGATGATGGGCTACTTCATGGTCGCCACGCCGTCACGCCTGCTGGGTCGTGCGAACAGCGCCATGGGGGTGCTCGCGATGGGGGCGATGCCGCTCGCCCCCCTCATCGCCGGCTTTGGCCTCGCGTGGGCCGGGCGCCAGGGCACCATCCTGCTCTGCGCGGCCCTG includes:
- a CDS encoding MFS transporter — translated: MSTTTIPRRLWRNTPYLTWLVSDTSKGLASALFGFAVPLLALIVTNDPAQAGIIAGAGMVARVLLTLVGGILADRHRRIVLMLVGSLLGVVLAGAFTLLALSGSLTFATLLVIDVLLAARSGLFDVAGESALKEIVPDDAMGRAQAANQGRDAALQLAGGPLGGLLLGVGGWLVGVVMTACHLVAAVTAGLLGRQTRRAGIADTGAEEDADLDAPVVRPNAWRELREGFAWLLSRPDLGGVMLIMTIVNLGFNAAITTAVYALQQAGHSELLIGTVSAAIGAVMLVGAIVAPLLVPRIPAGPLTIVGLTVVALGAVALSFVSAPWAVAAVLGATVLLVPALNAGMMGYFMVATPSRLLGRANSAMGVLAMGAMPLAPLIAGFGLAWAGRQGTILLCAALCLMAAALAIGNRALRSLPVESRWAAHAAQYEAD